In Cryptomeria japonica chromosome 5, Sugi_1.0, whole genome shotgun sequence, the genomic window ctcccacctttttctcaaacttcttctcctatATATACAATAGGGGGTCTTTTGTATCTtctatcttttggcaatgcaacaaaatttatgttagtttgtatgtgcactctaaaaCTTTGAGCTTAGTTTTAAATCAAATTACAGTcaattaaaagaggcaaattgctttcaaaatttgtgttgattcaaggtgttatgtgatgacattttctagagtttgattgtgagttttgaggtgttatataAGAGGGATTCAAGCTCAATCTAGCAGACTTTGAGTTGCTAATTGCATTTAGAGTTTTAGATTGGTTTTTAGATTTGATACTGCAAACTTTGAGTTGCATGTCACGTTTTAAACTATTGTAAGATGCTCAAGCAAAAGGGATAACTCGCAGACTTTGTGTTgcctttattttttataatttataatttatattttaatattcatAATTATATAATAACTTAATCTTATGACTATTTTTtagttataattaattaaaattataaataagtttTGATTGTTTTCACCTTTAATCTTAGTCTTAATCCTAATTTTACtcttaattaattttgattttaaatgaattttattttttaaattaaataaaagaaaatcaaagcactaatttaaaacataaaactaaactttaaaaagaaataatatatatCCTTCATTTTTATGCTATTCCTTTTTTAGCACATCCACATTTTCTGTTGTTAACTTTTGTGCCGTGTGAATCAGTCAAAGGACAAatgtatttgtttgtgttttttGTGCTTCCCAACATTAGATTAAATGAATAGTGGTGAATAGTCGACGACATTGTTGACGTACCATATGCAAGtggtaataaataaaaatatattttacattAAACGGTGCTTCACCTTCTGACAGAAGACAACATGAGAGTACTACAAAATCTGCAATAAATTGTAAAACTCAAACAGCCTCACTGTACAAACTCAAACAGTCTCACTAAACAATGACGTAATTCTCCTCGGGCGGCCAAAACAAATGATTTAAATATTCTGCTACAAAATACCAGTTCGGGAGAGAGCCAATTGGACTCAAATCCGTGTCTCCGGCATGCATATATACGCCCCACCTATAGCAGTTTGAGTTCCCGTTATTGGTCCACCCGCCATCAGAGGAACATGTAGAGGCAAGCGCGGATGACCCTCATCCGGTTTCACCCAAGCGGGAAGTGCAAGGCTCTACCGACTAATTTAGTTTTGTTACTTGCTTAGAACACATCAATTACATTTCATGGAGGAGACTCTATGTCTTCATCTGTTTTAAACTCTTTAGAGCATGATGCCTCTGACGAGGAGATTCTCAGTTCGAGGTCGATCTCCTTTCCCTTTTTTGAGTCTTCGCCATACAACATCTCTGAGGATAATGGTCTGGGTTCAAGTTTCAGCTTCTTGGACTTTTGTGACCCTTCACCATACAGCTTCTTCTCTGGTTTTTTTATCTCTTTTCCACACACTGCATTTGAAGAACCAAGCCTCAGTTCAAGGTCAATGTCTTGTTCTACTCTTATACATAGTTCATTGGTATCAATTCTTGAATAAAAATGTATGACATCACCTACTTTCAGTTGTCTCCGCTTTACAAAGTTACTCCACCCACTCTTCAACTCATAACACTTGCTGCTTGtaaaaaacttaaacttaaagcTTTCTTCTGTGTTTGAATGAATGTCCAAACATCGCAGCTCATGTTCTGTTCCCTCATGGATATCTTCTCTCTCTTCCCTTGTATACAAGGGCAAAATAAATGCTTGCACATTTCTTCTGCCAATTATTATCCTGCATAGCTTATCTGTATcacttttatacaattttttggagAACAGATACTGAATTTGGTTTGCCATTCTTTTGAAAATAGTCTGCAGTACTGAGAAGAACTTTAGGGTTTAAGCAATTCAGGTCCATAACTGGTAAGACGGATTGTCTCTTTATAGTGATGCTTTCCGAAAAAGCATATGATCTTAATCCTAAAAGTATAGTAttgtttttttatattaaaaaaagcaTAAATCTACTAATTTAGAATATTAACTTTTATATAAAGCATTAATTAGGGTAATTTAGAATATTAACTTTTATATAAAGCATTAACTTCCTAATTTAGTAGAGTTGTAGCTTTATGTTTTCCTACTAGCTTTAAAAAAACCACATTACCTTTGTAATGATACTttgtaaatgaattaaatttaacTCACATTATCTTTATATTTCTATTTTaagtaatataatataataataataattagtgttaatagattttttttctttggtgaagagtttaatagaaatattaaaatattaaaatattaaaatattaaaatattaaaatattaaaatatgttaataataatataatattgattacaatatcataatataataataaattaatatttattataatataataatataattattttttaagtagaataataaacaaatatgatatttttttaaaGATAAGTATACTagtatataaatttaatgaaattcataattttttattttgatattaaaatatctttctattaatcatgttaattaataaatactaatatttatttttatctcatttttttatattatttataatttatcattaaatttattttgattttaatatatacattaataatatgattatttttttaatatattttttacaaaattaacttttatttgtataaatgaaaaaacaaaaattgtTTTCCCTTGAGGAGGACCTTGGGAccttttatattttcttttagagacttaactttaaaataaaatgataatgCTTAAATTATGTTAAATATTAAATGaagaaaattataatttatttacaaatcaattaattatatttattattatgtatgatattttaatttaaaataatattaaatatatgttTTAAGTATTATcacattataaaattatatatttataataattaattatattttattattagtaCTCATAATGAATTTATCTTCTATTAATGTTTATATCATTTAATATCTTATTTTTGATATATgtgtttatttatatttaaattttaataaattaaaaataatattattttaatttgattatgtATTAACTTAATAAACTCATCAATAGAAAAGTTACTATTAGTCATTATCAATTTTATACTATTTAAGTTTCATATATGTTGGCTTTATGTTTTGTTTACTCTATTTTGAATCTTTTATAGCTGTTAACAATATCAAATATTTAAGATTCAAACCAAAGATTCTAATGATGATTATTACATTCAATCACTATTATAAactataataaatataattataatattttaaataaaatttactttatatatataataataatagaaaatatatctctctctctttatatataactttttttaattaattcttttaactTTATGgagattaatttaaaataatttcataGTGTTAATatattagattaaattaaatactatattatgtgatatatattaataaatataattataatatatttttttggttggtaataaTGACATTTTATTAATATAAAGTCAAGATTTTGCAAATAGTTGCAATATCCAACATAACAAATTGGTATTATTTCAAAAATGAACTTTCCTACCATACCACCATCCTGCTAGGTAGACATATGCCCCTGCCATCTATTCATATTTTCACCCACTGATTGTTACATATTCACAAATATACATATAAACTACCTTCAAACTTAAAAACCTAAATGCCTATACATTTAGTACTATTCCAAGCAAATTTACAAAAATGGACCAAAAAAACAACCTATAGAGGACTACTAAGAAACATTATTCTCAAGTACCCCCATTAGACCGTTCACCCAATAGTCTTCCAGTGAAAAATAACAACCCGCCGACATCATCATCTCCACAACCTCCGGCCCTTCCACTCCTGACACTCGCTTACTAGACCTTTTTCTTGCTGACCTTCTCCAATTCTTTTGCTCGTAGAAATTGCACTTGCAACTTCCACCTGACTGTTGCCTCAGCCTACCTTATGTCTCTACTCTCCCCAATTTGCCACCTAATGAAGGGCATTAATAAGCGGACTTCATCCTTCAAGACGATTTCTTCTCCTCATCTCTGATGTCGAAATCAATGCCTGAAATAGCCCTTGAAAGCACATATTGGAGGCCATAAAGCCAATCATCACCTACACAAGCCTTCATTACCCACTCAATTTCCTCATTTCAGGCTACCTCCAATCCCGATGCCACAACCATGGCAATAATATCAAGATTTGTTCTATACCTATGCCCTGTCTTCAGAAAGACCTTCCCCAAAATCGTTTTCAAGGCCTACACAAATGCGTTCTCTTCATATTTAAAGAATAACCTaagtatttttttataaatattcccTAAAAACAGTAACTGCTACTTTGGCGTATAGAGAGTGTAAGTTGATTCCATATTGCATTCCCGAATACCACCCATCTCTCATAGAATCTACACGCATTCATCTCTAGGTATCAATTGATTCCTTTAAATCCTCAACACAACACCACACAACGTTGCCTTGCATTGGTTGCATCTTCAAACAACGGTGTAAGATCACTCCTAAGGATTGGGAGCAAGATCTCGAAAATCCTCAATAACGCATTCCCCTATCTCATCATTAAATGAGGTTGCCCATTTGGAAATATTATCTGCCACCTCATTCCCcaatcatacaacatgcataatttGGAAATCTTCAAGGTAGAAACAATTTGTTTGGTAATAAAGATATATTTGTTCAAATGGCAATGTGTACTAAGATCGCCATTTTTAATAGCATTATTTATAATTAGAGAGTCTCCTTCAAGCTGGAGTTTTGACAATTCCAATTTCTTTCCCGTTCAGAGCGCCTGAATAGTTGTCTAGGCTTCAACTTCATTGTTCATTCCATCTAGTAGTTTACATACACCAAAAGCCAATATATTGCCCTTCCAATCCTGAGCCACCCAACCAACACCCGATGAGCCTGGATTGCCTTTcaatgcaccatcaaaatttattttgtagTAGCCTTTCGACTGTCTAGGCCACTCCACTATCCTTTCCTTCGCATGTCTCGTATGAACCCAAGTAGGCCCATTAACAGGCTGAAATATAATTGTATTATTAATTATATAGAAAtaaatagataattaaataataaataaatataatattgaaTTATATTGAAGATGATTGTTACAcactattataaaatataataagtaaaataaatataattattatattatttaaaaataaatttacatagaatataatatataataataattgtatacatacatatgtgcatacacatacacatacacagacacatacacatacacactgTACACACCTAAAAATGGCCTGAAGATTATTAAtcgaataagcaattatttaattaatcccccttcgtaatttaattgaattcattagcaatttgattaaattctcacattcatctacttattaataaatctaaagatttatttaataggttcatttaaatagtcccctttgattaattaattcaaattaattaatccctccccccatttaattcatttcttctaatcccctaattaattaaaccaaatcaatttatgagttgttgaaaattaattagctttttcctattatttaaatttttaaattcaaattacccacatgtctcctaacttctaaccacctaacctaaccatccctctaacctaacccatttcacctaaccttggatttaactaaccctatcctctcttgcacatcctaacctcctatggtgtggatattctccccttgagacacatggcactttggccacatgtctcatctcttggacacttgccctactatgagcaaggctccttgacacttgtcaccacagagatgacaaatgtaccTCCCTCCAAcgtcttctccaacctcctccaatttcacccttgatatcttcagactcaatcttgactgttgattcctgccacctcacccctagccttggaaatcctataaatatcccccattttggagcacaaaggatccatctcattttcatcttaggcattgttactataggcatatccatttgagaattgttattataggcaattacatcttagatctagtttaatttgatcattttctagcataattgttgaatcatgtagcttaatcaatctcttttctagcttaattgcatcatcatcatagcttaatcatgcatatcattagcttaattagactctttgatcaatctagcataatcaatctcatctagcttgtatatcatcatcatttcaaatcctccgtctaggtgtagccaagtcattgggattgcttatccagatctgagagcaaatccacactcgcatctcttaggaggcaataggtcactttgtcatggtttatcttccattttcttttaattttctagcCATGCttctaatgatctattgagtgtttgtgttgtagctgcaactaccatacttcacaggcacgacattttggcgcccaccgtggggccgaaaatctcatttttggcctcttagcatcatcaaattttcaatcttacAAGTTTCTGGCCGAGTCTGATTCAGAATCTCCTACGAGTACCTTTCAGTATCATACGAGTTTCTTTGTGTACTCATACaggtatgtgagaatactcgtacgagcaagtgagaatactcgtacgaatttctgcttctgtgttttcaaaatagattacattttagggttttcatgcttcaatttggctattactaatgctaaccctggtctgtttgtgaattttctagcagcctaactggtttttgcaggatgattgtcaaagattatgcttgtcaaagcttcatttcatcaaaacaacatgactactaacgtatctgttttgcaggttgcctaaggagaactcaaccaaactttgtgtcttctttaagttttctaggcacacttattttgctaatggtaaatgaacatcttgttttctatgtttgagaagttgtctaaaaggtaggagagtatgatcttgtccatttggacaatcagaaatcccgacccttgaagcgcttctatgtttgagatttgattaccttttgcgggtctgtcacagtgggaaaaagtaatcaccctgtgacaacgacccaagtgagtatagctagacctaagctttccaacTCACtttaaaaaataggcctctcgagattaaagtctcggaggatgggattatttgagttttctcttttgagatctctcatatcatacatttagtagggcctcacagtctcaatcatgcttgcatgactacttcttgatTCGTTACCTTGTTggactataggcctcaatcgcgcttgcgcgacaacaaggggtaatttcaaatagaaGCCCTTACtaagaaccctaagatagaagctacccgattcacctccgaaaggatgataatctttgtgcaagagagatagtaactctcccaaaacacttgccatatcgtgcccccattagcatttggagtcggataatacgacgttgagaatccattgcgtgagactcagcagccatattccgattagctattgggtgtgtacctaattttgcaagcaaaggttttctttctcagccaacttccttagtatttagcatgttgtgcttgaggtcacttatcatatcatgtatttgttgtgtcttcatccttgaaacataaaatcatacatctaaaaaactggaaaacagaagcaaaacatcaaacttcagtgATCAAAAATTTGTTCAAACAAAATTTTTGTCTCTGTTATGTCATAAGTCATACAagctttctagtttgtcgtacgagaaatCTGGTTTATCGTCTGGTtcggtgagaattgtcatacgagttAGTTTAACAGaggattttgtgttatcttttgccGTTTGGTTCTGTTAGAAAGCTCGTACGAGTTTATGCCTTTGTCGTGCGAGatttctagtttgtcgtatgggCCTATCTAAATTGTCATCTCGGGCTATCTAAATTGTCATACGAATTTCTATCTTTGTCAGTCCAGAgctatcttcttgcatgtctttttcagatctatcatatttgcttggtcaatttacagtgagcataaacacctgatatttgTCATTCTGTGCTTAGATTATCTTCTtagttcgcttggtcaagttatcatttgtcaaattggattctagaaatagacacctcaaaattttcaagtattcgccttcaacaatttcaagatctaaacatctcaaagtgcattatcaccctctttgataaattgatcacacaaatatagtttctcatcaggatctattatcctctatcacgaaactacaacatttggtcaagataaccttgtctgacatcgtaggatatatcattcctattggacttggttttatcaaaattatcatcattgcactccaaaactgaagatcgaaaaacttgcaaacttttaaacacttgaagcatcttttcatgtcatatcactctatcatatctacattgacagttgatcacttattgaaacaacttttagacaatcgaatccttgcacaatatccaacacatgtgtatgcccgttttaactagagcgcagagaCAGAAGATCGCAGAAacggaaat contains:
- the LOC131064412 gene encoding B3 domain-containing protein At5g06250-like, which gives rise to MANQIQYLFSKKLYKSDTDKLCRIIIGRRNVQAFILPLYTREEREDIHEGTEHELRCLDIHSNTEESFKFKFFTSSKCYELKSGWSNFVKRRQLKVGDVIHFYSRIDTNELCIRVEQDIDLELRLGSSNAVCGKEIKKPEKKLYGEGSQKSKKLKLEPRPLSSEMLYGEDSKKGKEIDLELRISSSEASCSKEFKTDEDIESPP